In the Augochlora pura isolate Apur16 chromosome 7, APUR_v2.2.1, whole genome shotgun sequence genome, TACAGAGTCGGTAATTCAAACCTAGTCAGAGGTTAATTAGTAAGATAAACTTAAGATTGCTACATATGGAAATATCTGTATATTCCATCGAATGACTTTTCTGTCCCAAAATTTTACGGACTCTGAATTACCGACTCTGTAAGAAATGCTGTGCTACAGTAGCGGACTCTACCTAAATGGAACGGTCAGTTGGTGAACTACTTCTGACAGCAACAGAGGAAAGTTGCCAGCTTCTAAAGAAACATGTATAACAAAGCTATTACTATATGCCacctttaattatataaatattagaagtAATAGCAAAACTGTCCATAAAActaattatactttatattatatttctgtagtatatgtttcataaattacgATGTCCACCATTTAAATGTTCGCGTCGAAATATGTATAGGTTATTCGCTTCTAACTAACATACCTAAATTTGTGATCCATCGGTAATGCTGACCACGACATTGAAATGGTAAGGGGACTCAGTCTCAGGGCTAAGACAAAAAAATGCAGAAATGCAGGTGTCCATCACAAAATGAAACTTTGGATACTTATTATAGCTTCGTGTATGTAACGAATGGGTTTTCTATTGTGGGTATAGCTATCTAATAATGGCTCTAAACGTGAGTTCTACCACTTGTGAGTATCAAGGGTAATGATGAACATTAAGAGAACTGAACCTGAAGATCAGGACTCAAACTAAACATTGCTAATCTCAACAAACTAGATCAAATCAATATTACCCCCATGATAATaggttatacaaaattaatacacCCTTGTTTTGAAAAGAAACTGTAACTAAATGTAACGAAAATCTTGCTTCAAAACATAATCCATCCGATTGCTACCAAGAATTAGATGATATTTAATCGGTATAATGTGTTTCAATTAATCTAAATAGTTTTGGTGTCTAAGATGAACGTCCTATGACAATACATGGTAATTCTTTAAGGGGTAACAAGATGATCCTTAATCTATTACATATAAAGAACGTTATGCGTTTCAAGCTAAACTGTGGAAATTCCAAGTATGCgctcatataaaaataatgcgcTCCAcatattactttaaaaaatgtccatAAGGAAACAAGTTGTCATAATCAgcagaaatatttcgtcataCCCGATTaacagtttaataaaacatagcTCTCTACTCAGTGCCAAAATTGGGAAATCTagctgaaataataatatacaattaataaagaacGGAACGCTCTCTGGACACAAACGAGCAAGGaatatttcacgaaataaCATCTGCCGCATTTGTATCCTTCGACGTTGCTCGACGTTACTCTTCACGGCACAGACAAACCTTTGTAGGTCGGAAATAACCCCGTGGGGTTCAAGGGGGACACTAGCAAGAAAAGGGTAAGCGACGATATCTTCTTTCAGAGGATCAAGGAGAAAGGGTCCGAGAGAGAGTCGGTAAGGAAACGCTGAGGCAAAAGGAATTCCGCCGGTTTCGAGAAAAGGCTTCTACTCCATCCTGTCCCGCCGTCTTTTCGTCAAACCTTTACCGAACTTTCCGCCATTTTGGATCTCCCTTACTGTCTTTCGAGATAACCGGTGCTGCACGAGAGCGAAAATTTATGACGGTGAACTAGAAAAACACTCCAGCCCGCGGCTATTAAATCGGGACTCGACGCTGCAACGTTTCGTAAATTCGTTAAATAAGAACTTTACAACGACCATCACTTCCTCGCTCGGTGTAGAATCGGTCTTCCACTATCGCTACCAGCGATTTTCTGTCTCAGTCGACATCTTGTTATAATACTTGAACATCTTTCGTACACGTCTTCGACAAGCTCACAGCTGTTGCAGCTTCACCGATACGATATCCCGTTCTTCGGATTACCgcaaaaaaataatcgttaattttaacaatgccCAGTAATCATCTTGAAAGATGTTGAAGAAATTCAAGAATGGTTTCAATTCAACAACCTTGCCTGGAAACGCACCGTTATTGCCAGTCTATCAGCATTTTCAGCACCTGTGAGTGCTGAGAGCAGCTTTCCATCTCTGCAATACTTGGCagttatttcgattaaatctgtGTGGAATTTCTCTGTGTCTTGTTCctctaaattttctttcgaaagcATTGAAAAGAAGCGTGATTTATTACCATGTTTTCAGATTGCTCCCGAAAGCTGCTACGGCAGccattaaaatgtaaattcatcCATCAAAAATAATGTCATATTTGGTTAGAAAATGGTGCaagtatgaataataataataataataataatagtataaataataataatagcataaataaacaataataataatcgtatccGGAAAAATGACTGGCGAAAATTTCATGGTCGAATTTTTCACATATCAGTTTTTGACTATTGAAACAAGATAGTAAGTGAGAGCTAAATTTGTTAAGAccaaaatatgataaataagcTTGCCTACTCTGCGCGTTCCTGTATGTATAGCTGAAGCCCCCATAATTTGCAGGGCTCTTTATTTCGAATATCGTCGAAATTTCATGTGCCAGAATAAATTTGTAGTTTcagtataaaatagtaaaataaactattgCTTGACGATTATTTCAAGTTCACCGGTGGAAATGTATGGTAATAAAGAATGAACTGTTCATTTGAAACGGCAAATTCTCTCTGATACGGACACACGTAATGCGCCTCGTCCATACAGATGGCGGCGCACGGCAGAACGAGTTTAATTTATGGATTTTGTTCGTACACGTAGGTCGAAATGTTGCAACCGATGGGATTGTGGAAGGTACACGATCATATTTATATGGAAATGCGGATACGCGCGCACcgcaggaaaaaaaaacgggaaTTGATGGAGCAGAGGGTCGAATCAAAACTTGCATCGTGATTACATGCGGCATTCCGCTAAGCTTGCAAACCGATAacattgttaatttcattataaatattcaccGACGAGTGTCGTTATCTCAATTTCCGTAACGGTCGGCGCGTTTTTTTCCTAGGATTTCTACCGAAATGTAAAATACTGATATTACACcgatatttttcggttttaTCTTCCTAACCCTTACAAAAtctgaaatacaaaaataccaGTATATTTAACGGTAGATACCAGTCATTTTAACGGCTTCTTTATCTGGTTCCAAAATtccaaagtatttttattgtcaatatCATGctaacaaatacaaaaatttatgcaGTGTATAGTATGTTTACAATACTAAAATTTACAATAGTTGACAAATCTTATATGTGCGAAAAAAGTAACCCTCAACAACCAGGAAATGCGTTGGTATGTTTTAATTGGTATGATGattataatatgaatttaatagataaatatatataatatataataaaataaaaacaaaatcaatgaaatttgattaaatgaaaattaattagtttaaaagATATGTTCCGAACGTCCATAAGATCGAATCACTGTGCGATGTCGGGTCGCCTAGCATACTTCAAAATTCCTGACTTACCAAAACATACGTCACCGAATACGCCCCATCAAGTACCTACATAACTTCGAGTTGCCATCATCTGGGCTTTGTCCGTTGACAGGAACTACAGCCTTGAGAGACTACACGAACCCCTGACCTTAccataaattaatcgaaaacgGAGTAGCGTCGGGTTATTTGGCTTCGATTTCCCTTAGAAACAAGCTGTCGCTGACGTGTAAGCTCCACTGCTCCTTACCGCACATAAAAAACTCGTGGATGACAAAAGCTCGAGATGACATGTCTCGAGATCCGAATCGAAAGTGTCCTTTTATCGTAGACAAGATACGATACTACAAATCTTCcgactcgtttttatagttgctgACATTTCGTAAAAGAGAGACTCGTGTCATTTTTTCCTCGCAGCCGCAGAATTACgttcgaaaatgaaataaaattccattgtatgattgatttgaaattttgcacACATTATTTTCTCGTATCACAATTTAGGCGgttaaaacaaacaaaatctcgaaaataatgtttgtAATTTGAGAGTAAAACAAAAGAGTGCAGAAAATAAGTGACACATCTCGAAGTCAGGTCTTTGATTCGAGCTATGTACCTCTGTCGTCAAAACATTTGTCCACGATGTTCGTATTTCTCCCCATTCCTAAATCCCTTGCGAAGTTTCACGATCTCCACTGATATCTTTTCTCTAATGAATCGTCTATAGCCCACGACAACAAAGCGATTGCAAATGCTGGTAGTAAGAACCGCTGTCTCTTGCCGTCTTAGCTGTCTACTTTTTTCTGTCTCGCCACGTTTTATCTTTTATCCACGAGCTTTCCTTGGCTAGGATATTGACGACTACATTCCCCTTGTCCACTTTCACGACACAAACAAAACTGACGcagattttcttttaaatcggaGACaaagcaataatattttcgagatTTCGAACATTTTCGGAATCTCGCACACCTCttacatataaaatcataCTAACTAATTTGACTCCGTGAAAACTTGAAAGATTCCGAGTCCTTCTttgttttctcattttttgTATTGTTATACTTTAACATTAATGAatgtgaatatataaatataaaataactacTACTCTTTAATGTTGTaaagcttaaaataaaattacgatatctacttaattcttttaacgtaaatttaatttattcatttacgaTTTTACATAGTTTATtgtatcattattaaaattagatgtgcgaatataatttttttcatatatctatatataatcAATTAGTTATTGCAGAATTAATTacatgtaatttttataattgtattccTGCATGCATATATAACTAACCTAACAAAACTTTTATCTGCAGTCGTGCGAGACTTACAAAATGGCAAAAAATAAAGTTGCTAAAGAGGTCCTGACTTATGTATTGGGAATATGTGTTCCAACAGCTAAACAAAATGCAGCTAAAATACGTGTACGTAAACTGGAACTAGATAATCATCTCTTACAGGTAAGTAAActtcaataatatttgtatgatAGTAGATTTGAGGTTATGTAATTCTTATTTATGTTACAGTATTTTGTTAaacatgaatttatttatgccattgatccgaataaaattagtaaagtTGGTGATACAGTTTTGATACAAAATTTACCAGAACAATTAACACGACTTATTACTCATAAGGTACGTTTGgtgtatatatgtaaaataatataattaatgtttaatgcaTACATGCTATcaactttataaatttattttcatgtttGCAGGTTGTTAATGTGGTTTATCCACTGGGTGATATGATAGATCCAATATCTGGTAAAAAAATAGTTGCAGGAAGATATAGGTATgatattattcttttcaaagctgatatttattttttaacataattttctgaatatgTATTATGgtattaacttttttaaaaatatttatcaaaatataggGATCATATAGAAGAAGATGccaaattatttggtaaattaGACTCCGCATTTGAATATGATAAAGCACCACCAAGAGGATCAATGGAAAACAAAAGAGATTTTTCATACAAAAAGActtatgttaaatataatgaagATCCAAATGACAATGATCCACAAGGAATATATCCATCATAATCTATTTGTATTGGGTTTAgtgtaataaacaaaaattatctgttaaaaaagataattagattttattttaatccatAGTACATCGTAATGTAGGTATAAATAGTTGTAGAAAAGCGTGTTTTGAGATAGAAATATGCGAATAAAGTTGTTCACGAAACAACATAatcttacataaatatttaatggttTCCATATAAATTAGTTTGCTTACAAAGAACAAGAAgggtaacaatattaaaatgataatttatgaaaaatacgtTAACATTCCTCTATGGATGGTACTTGTgcatatattttcaatttaataattagatacAAACACTTTCTTCGCaatttttccttatttaaCTTGTACATTATTCTTTCATACTCTTCATAAAATAGCATTAAATTAGTCAATCAGGAAACTCTAcaaatatgttaattatattaaatgtaatcaCCAGCTATTACTACTACAGTCACCCATtctaaatttacaaatatgatgactttattagtttatgaataaacaattttgtaacgAATCATTCAGAAAGAAATTCTCTTTCGAGAGCTGCCCCCATGGCATTCCACTCTCGATCATCTTCATTATCCATTATTTCAAGATCTTCAATTGAATCCTGAGAATTATCACCTAAATCTAAATCGTCCGGCAAGTCTTCGCCTCTTCTAAATCGTGTTACAggatcgtcatcgtcatcatcatcCTCCATAGTATCTTCCTTAGCACTCGACGAATCGTCGTCGCTACTTCCCCgacaaattttttgttttttcctTAGAGGttcatttacataatttccTATTGAGCAACAAGAAAATTATCATGTTGCTACTTTATatcaactaaaataaaaatagaaagtattCCTACCTTCATTGTGCATGGCATCTTCTGAATCAGAATCTTCTTGTTGAACTCCTTTACCACATTCCTCCTCCCCATCATCATCTTCGATATCAAAAACAGGTGGTTCCATTTCTTGATCATCCATATCCTCTTCAACCTCTTTATCCATAATTTCTATCTCTTCTGGTGTAAATGACATTAGTGGATTAATACTATCGGCAAAAGTATTTtccatctttttttcttcttcgtctaTGCGTTCTGGACTACTACAATGTGGAGGTGGTATTCTAGATGCTCGAGcctaaaaatgtataattactGTAAGTTAGAGTAGATTGCCAAATTTACTGTTCCATGTGGATTGCTACAATCATTGTGTTGCTTTTATAGTACCTATACCTTTATAGTAAGCGGAAAGAGACGTTCATCAACATGTTCCCAACGTTCTGCACATGTCCAAAGCCATTCAgggtttacaatttttatttttccatttttcttagCTGTATTGACTTTAGCAGTGCCAGGTCTAATTGCAACTAAATGTGTAGTTTTCTCTGTCAAGTCCTAATACATAATGATTCattaaaatagacaaaaatagtatatatCGATACGAAgataaaagttataaattacttGTGCTACTTCTGCCCCAAATGCTCTGGCAACTTTATACGCTCGACTTTGTTGGAGTTTCTGGTTAGTAGGTATCAAACCACTGAATGTTAAATGTACTCCTTTCAATACTTGCGCTCGTACTCGTGGAATGATATCTCTCAACGATTTACGTCCATTTTctttatcataattaatataaaactcaGCGTGAATCCTTCGAAGAATATCTTccaaatataacaaataatcatCGTCGTCTtcatctataatattattttcagccGACTTTATGTcatcttttttaatatcttcttTTGCTTCTATCAATGTAatgctttctttttcttgcgaTATTGTATGATCTTTGTTctcatcttcttcttccaaTATTTTGTCTCTGTTTTTATCCGTTTCTtccgatattttaatatctttatcaTCATCTCTTTGTGTAGCTGTTTTGTCTTCATTTTCATCTTCTCTTTGCGGCGTCTTATCATCTTTGTTTTCAGTTTCTGAATTGGAACTTGCAACAATGATATCTTTGGTAGGTTCATCGCTCTTTTCTGTAGCTTCGCAAATGTTTTCCTTATCTTCAAACTTCTCAGAATTACTATCtacaaaaattcgtttcgataATTCAGATGCGCCATTTTCGTCAGTcgtattttgattttcttctgtACAAAGTTCATTTGTCTGTTGCAATTCGGGTGAAACTGGAACATCATTTTTCTCTAAACCTGGTGGCGCGTGTATGTCACCAGTATGTCGAAAAAAGTGATAGGGCTTCACCTGTACCAAATTACCACATCCTTGCCACACATCTTCTCTATCATCTATAATGCATACTAGGTCATCTCCGCAAGGAAATAAAGCTctgcaaaaaattaattcgaattatatGTAACTATGCATATTGATTTGACAAATGGgcaagatttataaatatttaaatacttcagATTAGCTGTTTTCGATGCAGGATCAAAACATTCATCCCTTGAAAGTATTctatgagaaaataatattccatcTTTATCTAATAATCCTGCTACAGTATGAGCATAATTTCTTGCAccaaatgtacatatatgcaGTTCATATAAACGGCTCATCTCAGAAAGGAAATGTCTGGTATTAGGCCTTAAACGGGTGTGATACCATGGAGAGTTTGGTCCATAGAGTTGATAATGATAAACATCcttaaacataaaaattaataatagcaattcAATTACCTTTCATGATACATGAATAGTTACATGTACCTTCATATTAGGAGGAACATTATCATTTGTCGTATGAACAATTGTTTGATCAAGATCAACAAGCAAAGCTAACTTGCGATCATTTAAAAGACGTTGTTCATCttcttttccaattttttctGCCAATTCTGGACAAACTTTCAACTCAGGTACACTATGTACCATTGGCACACTTGCCTgagatatttgtatattttcactTTCTCTACGAACTCCT is a window encoding:
- the Mrps17 gene encoding mitochondrial ribosomal protein S17 is translated as MAKNKVAKEVLTYVLGICVPTAKQNAAKIRVRKLELDNHLLQYFVKHEFIYAIDPNKISKVGDTVLIQNLPEQLTRLITHKVVNVVYPLGDMIDPISGKKIVAGRYRDHIEEDAKLFGKLDSAFEYDKAPPRGSMENKRDFSYKKTYVKYNEDPNDNDPQGIYPS
- the Fcp1 gene encoding RNA polymerase II subunit A C-terminal domain phosphatase Fcp1, encoding MGTIEVTFPVGGQPAKILKWRVRMDTMVSAGRVLFLYQNITPGTEDVKGPEKKYRATRFGRVTKFLAKEGNIIQPGEVIMILEGCRHPTVMKDLCAECGVDLRVEGVRRESENIQISQASVPMVHSVPELKVCPELAEKIGKEDEQRLLNDRKLALLVDLDQTIVHTTNDNVPPNMKDVYHYQLYGPNSPWYHTRLRPNTRHFLSEMSRLYELHICTFGARNYAHTVAGLLDKDGILFSHRILSRDECFDPASKTANLKALFPCGDDLVCIIDDREDVWQGCGNLVQVKPYHFFRHTGDIHAPPGLEKNDVPVSPELQQTNELCTEENQNTTDENGASELSKRIFVDSNSEKFEDKENICEATEKSDEPTKDIIVASSNSETENKDDKTPQREDENEDKTATQRDDDKDIKISEETDKNRDKILEEEDENKDHTISQEKESITLIEAKEDIKKDDIKSAENNIIDEDDDDYLLYLEDILRRIHAEFYINYDKENGRKSLRDIIPRVRAQVLKGVHLTFSGLIPTNQKLQQSRAYKVARAFGAEVAQDLTEKTTHLVAIRPGTAKVNTAKKNGKIKIVNPEWLWTCAERWEHVDERLFPLTIKARASRIPPPHCSSPERIDEEEKKMENTFADSINPLMSFTPEEIEIMDKEVEEDMDDQEMEPPVFDIEDDDGEEECGKGVQQEDSDSEDAMHNEGNYVNEPLRKKQKICRGSSDDDSSSAKEDTMEDDDDDDDPVTRFRRGEDLPDDLDLGDNSQDSIEDLEIMDNEDDREWNAMGAALEREFLSE